In the Sandaracinus amylolyticus genome, GAGCATCTCGAGGTTGCCGCCGTTGCAGCCCTGGAGCGCCGCGGTCTGCGCGGACGCGGTGCGGCGCGGCCACCAGACGCGCACGTCGGCGCGCATCGCCTGGCCGACGTAGACCCACTGCAGGCGCACGTTGGTGCAGAAGCGCATCTCGGCCGCGACGTCGGTCTCGCGCCCGAAGTGATCGAAGGTCGCGCGCTCGGTCACCGGGGTCTGCACCATCACCGGCACGAACCACTCCGGCGCGTCGGTCGCGTCGCCGACGTGGCTCAGGTAGCGCGTGTTCGCGAGATCGGTCGCGGGCGAGAACACGACGCTCGGCCCGCCGCGCGACCATCCGATCGCGTCGCGCTGGAGGCGCTCGACCCACGTGCTCGCGATGTGCGTCGCGGTCGCGATCTGACGCGCCTCGAGGTTGCCGCGCATCACCGCCTGCTGGAGCCCGAGCACGCCGACGGCGCCCGCGGCGAGCACGCCGAGCGCCATCATCACTTCGATCAGCGTGTAGCCCGCGCGGCGCGCGCGGCGCTTCGAGCGGTGCTGGATCGAGGCCATCAGAACACCCTCGGAGCGCCCGAGATCGGGACGAAGAGGCCGCGCTGCTCGAGCGCGGTCGAGCCTTCGAGACGGTTGATCGGGAAGCGCAGCGCCTGCGCTGGGCGCGAGAACGTGCCGCCGCCGGTCGAGACCCAGATCTCGTCGTCGGGCTCGAAGCACACGTGCGTCGTCGTGCCCGACGTCGTGATCTGCACGGTGTGTCCGGCGGTCGAGTAGTCGGAGAAGTCGACGGCGTCGACGCAGTCCACCGCGCGCGGGCTCGCGGTGCATCCGTTGGCCACGACGATCGTGCTCCAGTCGTTGCTGCGGCAGGTGTCGGTGAGGCCGCGCCAGAGCTCGAGGCGACCGCGCGAGCTGGTGCCCGCGGAGTGGATCATCAGATACGCGCGGCCGTAGGAGATGGAGTCGGAGCGTGCCTGTCGCGCGAGCCGGGCCGCGTCGTGGGTCGCGCGCTGGGCGCGATTGACCGCCATCGAGCGCATCAGTCCGGGCGCCGCGAGCGCCGCCGTGATCAGGATGAGGACCACGATCACCATCAGCTCGAGCAGGGTGAACCCGGCGCGCGAGCGGGTGGGGGTCCTTCGGCGGGTCGTGGACGGACGCACGGCGGCGGTCGCGGCTGCAAGCTGTGTTCCTCGCCTGATCCGCGGGCGAACGCGCGGAGATCACGGCAGAAAACGCGGCGCGAGGGCGACGGGGACCCCGCATCGGATGCGGGGTACGAAACGATTGCGGACCCCTGAGATGCGCGCTTGACAGCTGGGCGCCATTGCCGTACCCCTCACGACCCCACGCGGAAGTGGCGGAATTGGCAGACGCGCTGGATTCAGGTTCCAGTACCCGCAAGGGTGTGTAGGTTCAAGTCCTATCTTCCGCAGACGGAATGAATCCCGGGTGACCGCAAGGTCACCCGGGATTCGGCTTTTCGGGGTCTCGAAAAAATATTCTGACTATTCGGTCCACCATATTGACGAGCCTGTCGGCGCAGGAGTACATCCGCGCCGAGGTGGTCGATGGGGGACGTCGGCGCTCGGGTCTTCTCCTTCACGGTGGTCGCGACCGTGCTCGCGATCAGCTCGGTCGCGCATGCGGACGTGCGGACCGACGCGCGCGGGCACTTTCGTCGCGGCATGGCGCTGATCGCCGAAGGTCGCGTCGACGAAGGCGTCGCGGAGCTGCAGGAAGCCTACGAGATCCTCCCGCACCCGAACGTCCTCTACAACATCGCGCGCGCGTACGCGG is a window encoding:
- a CDS encoding type IV pilus modification PilV family protein, producing the protein MASIQHRSKRRARRAGYTLIEVMMALGVLAAGAVGVLGLQQAVMRGNLEARQIATATHIASTWVERLQRDAIGWSRGGPSVVFSPATDLANTRYLSHVGDATDAPEWFVPVMVQTPVTERATFDHFGRETDVAAEMRFCTNVRLQWVYVGQAMRADVRVWWPRRTASAQTAALQGCNGGNLEMLGTRTRDVGFVHASTVIRWTPVPGASR
- a CDS encoding pilus assembly FimT family protein, whose product is MRPSTTRRRTPTRSRAGFTLLELMVIVVLILITAALAAPGLMRSMAVNRAQRATHDAARLARQARSDSISYGRAYLMIHSAGTSSRGRLELWRGLTDTCRSNDWSTIVVANGCTASPRAVDCVDAVDFSDYSTAGHTVQITTSGTTTHVCFEPDDEIWVSTGGGTFSRPAQALRFPINRLEGSTALEQRGLFVPISGAPRVF